A part of Ziziphus jujuba cultivar Dongzao chromosome 8, ASM3175591v1 genomic DNA contains:
- the LOC107421818 gene encoding protein PLASTID TRANSCRIPTIONALLY ACTIVE 7 isoform X2 yields the protein MASLTLPVTLSPALSRIEMRAGNSFAFSFSCSSRTQIVSQMKKDGKGRRVWRRRKLTKKDDMLDYKMERVPFLEEQVRKIQEGGKLLTMDIERLMLSEDNRFDFVNEIAAEANEYVESNRDEYGGSKKAILHVLSNRVNDSGFYRPEAYAESDPFKPGPSYLKEEFT from the exons ATGGCTTCTCTGACTCTACCCGTCACTCTTTCACCTGCTCTATCT AGGATAGAGATGAGAGCGGGAAATTCATTTGCTTTCAGTTTTAGCTGCTCTTCAAGAACACAG ATAGTGTCCCAGATGAAAAAAGATGGTAAAGGTCGGCGAGTGTGGCGGCGAAGAAAATTG ACCAAGAAGGATGATATGTTGGACTACAAAATGGAGCGAGTGCCATTCTTGGAGGAGCAAGTTAGGAAGATACAAGAAGGTGGGAAGCTGCTGACAATGGACATAGAGAGACTAATGCTATCAGAGGACAACCGGTTTGATTTTGTGAATGAAATAGCGGCGGAGGCCAATGAGTATGTAGAGAGCAACAGAGATGAGTATGGAGGTTCCAAGAAAGCCATCCTTCATGTGCTCAGTAACCGTGTGAATGATTCTGGGTTTTACAGACCAGAAGCATATGCAGAATCTGATCCATTCAAGCCTGGACCCTCTTATTTAAAAGAAGAATTTACATAA
- the LOC107421829 gene encoding importin subunit beta-1 produces the protein MEVTQVLLNAQSVDGTVRKHAEDSLKQFQEQDLSLFLVSLSGELSNEEKPVESRKLAGLILKNALDAKEQHRKLELVQRWLSLDAAVKTQIKTCLLQTLSSPSGDARSTASQVIAKIAGIELPQKQWPELIGSLLSNIHQLPAHVKQATLETLGYLCEEVSPDVIDQDQVNKVLTAVVQGMNASEGNNDVRLAATRALYNALGFAQVNFSNDMERDYIMRVVCEATLSPEVKIRQAAFECLVSISSTYYEKLAPYIQDIFNITAKAVREDEEAVALQAIEFWSSICDEEIDILEEYGTDLIGDSGIPCFYFIKQALPALVPLLLETLLKQEEDQDQDEGAWNIAMAGGTCLGLVARTVGDDIVPLVMPFIEENITKPDWRQREAATYAFGSILEGPSADKLTPIVNVALSFMLTALTNDPNNHVKDTTAWTLGRIFEFLHGSTMDTPIITQANCQQIITVLLQSMKDVPNVAEKACGALYFLAQGYEDMGPSSPLTPFFQEIVQSLLTVTHREDAGESRLRTAAYETLNEIVRCSTDETAPMVLQLVPVIMMELHKTLEGQKLSSDEREKQGELQGLLCGCLQVIIQKLGSSEPTKHVFMPFADQIMGLFLRVFACRSATVHEEAMLAIGALAYATGPGFTKYMPEFYKYIEMGLQNFEEYQVCAVTVGVVGDICRALEDKILPYCDGIMSQLLKDLSSNQLHRTVKPPIFSCFGDIALAIGESFEKYLMYAMPMLQSAAELSTQASGADDEITEYTNTLRNGILEAYSGIFQGFKNSPKTQLLIPYAPYILQFLDSIYMERDMDDLVMKTAIGVLGDLADTLGSHAGSLIQQSLSSRDFLNECLSSEDHFIKESAEWAKLAINRAISV, from the exons ATGGAAGTTACCCAGGTTCTTTTAAATGCACAATCAGTTGATGGAACTGTGCGGAAGCATGCAGAAGACAGCTTGAAACAGTTTCAGGAGCAAGATCTTTCCCTTTTCTTGGTATCTCTCTCTGGTGAGCTATCAAACGAGGAGAAACCTGTTGAAAGCCGTAAATTAGCAGGTTTGATACTTAAGAATGCCTTGGATGCTAAGGAACAACATAGAAAGCTCGAGCTTGTTCAGCGATGGTTGTCACTGGATGCTGCTGTGAAGACCCAGATTAAGACATGCTTGTTACAAACCCTTTCCTCACCTTCGGGAGATGCTCGGTCAACTGCATCTCAAGTGATTGCAAAGATCGCAGGCATTGAATTACCTCAGAAACAGTGGCCAGAACTGATAGGATCACTTCTTTCAAATATTCACCAGTTGCCAGCTCATGTGAAGCAAGCCACCTTAGAGACTCTGGGGTATTTGTGTGAGGAAGTGTCTCCTGATGTTATAGACCAAGACCAAGTAAATAAAGTACTCACTGCGGTAGTTCAGGGTATGAATGCATCTGAAGGGAACAATGATGTAAGACTTGCTGCTACACGGGCATTGTACAATGCTTTGGGATTTGCTCAGGTAAATTTTAGCAATGATATGGAGCGTGATTATATCATGAGGGTTGTCTGTGAGGCAACTCTATCCCCTGAAGTGAAGATAAGACAGGCAGCTTTTGAATGTTTGGTCTCTATTTCTTCGACTTACTATGAAAAATTAGCTCCTTACATCCAAGACATTTTTAACATAACAGCAAAGGCTGTTAGGGAAGATGAGGAAGCTGTTGCTCTTCAAGCCATTGAATTCTGGAGTTCGATTTGTGATGAGGAGATAGATATCCTGGAAGAATATGGAACTGATTTGATTGGGGATTCAGGTATTccttgcttttattttatcaagCAGGCACTCCCTGCTCTTGTCCCGCTGCTGTTGGAGACACTTCTTAAACAAGAAGAGGACCAGGATCAAGATGAAGGGGCTTGGAATATAGCAATGGCTGGTGGCACATGCCTTGGTTTGGTTGCACGTACTGTTGGAGATGATATTGTTCCACTAGTTATGCCATTCATTGAAGAGAACATAACAAAACCAGATTGGAGACAAAGAGAAGCAGCTACCTATGCTTTTGGCTCCATCTTAGAAGGTCCTTCAGCGGACAAGTTGACACCCATTGTGAATGTGGCTTTATCGTTCATGCTCACTGCTCTAACAAATGACCCGAACAACCATGTGAAGGACACTACAGCTTGGACATTGGGTAGAATTTTTGAATTCCTCCATGGTTCAACTATGGATACACCAATAATTACCCAAGCGAACTGTCAACAGATCATCACGGTTCTTCTTCAGAGCATGAAGGATGTCCCAAATGTTGCTGAGAAGGCCTGTGGTGCACTTTATTTTCTTGCTCAGGGTTATGAGGATATGGGTCCATCATCTCCTCTAACTCCTTTTTTCCAGGAGATCGTTCAGTCACTTCTTACTGTTACCCACAGAGAAGATGCTGGGGAATCACGATTGAGGACTGCTGCATATGAAACATTGAACGAAATAGTGAGGTGCTCAACGGATGAAACTGCTCCCATGGTTTTGCAATTGGTTCCTGTTATCATGATGGAATTGCACAAGACTCTTGAAGGGCAGAAGCTTTCATCTGATGAGAGGGAGAAGCAGGGTGAATTACAAGGGCTTCTCTGTGGGTGCTTGCAAGTCATTATTCAGAAGCTAGGGTCATCAGAGCCAACTAAACATGTCTTTATGCCGTTTGCAGATCAGATAATGGGACTCTTTCTGAGGGTATTTGCTTGTAGAAGTGCCACAGTGCATGAGGAGGCTATGCTTGCAATTGGAGCCCTTGCATATGCAACGGGGCCAGGTTTTACAAAATACATGCCAGAGTTTTATAAGTATATTGAGATGGGCCTTCAGAATTTTGAGGAGTACCAAGTCTGTGCTGTTACTGTCGGTGTTGTAGGAGATATATGCAGAGCATTGGAAGATAAAATTCTGCCTTATTGTGATGGTATTATGAGCCAGCTCCTTAAGGATTTATCAAGTAACCAGTTGCACCGCACTGTCAAGCCTCCCATATTTTCTTGCTTCGGTGATATAGCTTTGGCGATAGGTGAGAGCTTCGAGAAGTACTTGATGTATGCCATGCCTATGCTTCAGAGTGCGGCAGAGTTGTCAACCCAAGCATCTGGTGCTGATGATGAAATTACGGAGTACACGAATACTCTGAGAAATGGAATCTTGGAAGCATATTCTGGGATTTTCCAAGGGTTCAAGAATTCTCCAAAAACTCAGCTCTTGATTCCTTATGCACCATACATCCTGCAGTTCCTGGATAGTATATATATGGAAAGAGACAT GGATGATCTTGTGATGAAAACTGCCATTGGAGTCCTTGGTGACCTAGCAGATACACTGGGAAGTCATGCAGGTTCCTTGATACAGCAGTCTCTGTCAAGCAGAGACTTTTTAAATGAATGTCTGTCCTCAGAAGACCATTTTATTAAAGAATCGGCTGAATGGGCAAAGTTGGCCATCAACCGTGCCATTTCTGTTTGA
- the LOC125421289 gene encoding uncharacterized protein LOC125421289 isoform X2: MSLKINTFLLILLLLVVIPLCSGMVEGSEVGINPNYSLHKGGIQVNIRKLLVMPRTFLDYDDAGANPRHDPRRKPGNGRNP, translated from the exons ATGTCTCTTAAGATCAATACCTTTCTTCTAATTTTGCTCTTACTAGTCGTCATTCCCTTATGTTCAG GCATGGTTGAAGGCTCGGAGGTTGGAATTAACCCCAATTACTCGCTTCATAAG GGTGGAATCCAAGTTAATATAAGGAAGCTTTTGGTCATGCCTCGTACATTTTTGGATTATGACGATGCTGGAGCCAACCCTAGGCACGATCCAAGAAGGAAACCTGGAAATGGAAGGAACCCTTGA
- the LOC125421289 gene encoding uncharacterized protein LOC125421289 isoform X1, producing MSLKINTFLLILLLLVVIPLCSGMVEGSEVGINPNYSLHKYVKGGIQVNIRKLLVMPRTFLDYDDAGANPRHDPRRKPGNGRNP from the exons ATGTCTCTTAAGATCAATACCTTTCTTCTAATTTTGCTCTTACTAGTCGTCATTCCCTTATGTTCAG GCATGGTTGAAGGCTCGGAGGTTGGAATTAACCCCAATTACTCGCTTCATAAG TATGTGAAGGGTGGAATCCAAGTTAATATAAGGAAGCTTTTGGTCATGCCTCGTACATTTTTGGATTATGACGATGCTGGAGCCAACCCTAGGCACGATCCAAGAAGGAAACCTGGAAATGGAAGGAACCCTTGA
- the LOC107421830 gene encoding protein phosphatase 2C 57 isoform X2 codes for MALLSQHLQRFLLNEHNSLSSSFKSTTNRSSGGGGSGTSLLTVNARIRSCSAIAIDAQSSSLTDIARIRWGSTSLQGARDEMEDGVVVRSDGLDGFSFAAVFDGHAGFSSVKFLRDELYKECCGALQGGLLLGEKNFKVIREALQEAFLKVDNKLLNWLETTGEGNESGATATVLFIGNDMLFISHVGDSSVVLSRSGKAETLTNPHRPYGNSKVSLQEIKRIREAGGWIVNGRICGDIAVSRAFGDMRFKTKKNEMLKKGVEEGRWSKKFVSRVQFSGDLVTASPDIFQVALEKDAEFVLLASDGLWDYINSSEAVDFVRAQLQQHGDVQLACEALAQAALDRYSQDNISIVIADLGLAKFDTPATELCV; via the exons atggctttgTTAAGCCAACACTTGCAGAGGTTTCTACTGAATGAACACAACAGCCTCTCCAGCTCCTTCAAGTCCACAACCAACAGgagtagtggtggtggtggcagtGGTACCAGTCTACTTACAGTGAATGCAAGAATTCGAAGCTGCTCTGCCATAGCCATAGATGCCCAGTCTTCTTCCTTGACTGATATAGCTCGAATTCGATGGGGTTCGACGAGTTTGCAAGGTGCTCGTGATGAGATGGAAGATGGTGTTGTTGTTCGCTCTGATGGCCTTGATGGGTTCTCGTTTGCTGCTGTTTTCGACGGCCATGCCGGCTTCTCCTCCGTCAAGTTCCTCAG ggatgagCTCTACAAGGAGTGTTGTGGAGCCTTACAGGGAGGGCTGCTACTGggtgaaaaaaatttcaaagtcaTTAGAGAGGCATTGCAGGAGGCTTTTCTAAAAGTTGATAACAAATTGCTAAATTG GCTTGAAACAACCGGAGAAGGAAATGAATCTGGTGCGACTGCTACTGTTTTGTTCATCGGAAATGATATGCTGTTCATTTCTCATGTTGGTGACTCATCTGTG GTTCTATCTCGTTCTGGAAAAGCAGAGACATTGACCAATCCTCATCGACCCTATGGAAACAGCAAGGTCTCCCTTCAAGAAATCAAAAGAATCAGAGAAGCAGGTGGATGG ATTGTGAATGGAAGGATTTGTGGGGACATTGCTGTATCTCGTGCTTTTGGTGACATGCGGTTCAAGACTAAGAAAAACGA GATGCTAAAGAAAGGAGTTGAAGAAGGGAGATGGTCTAAAAAATTTGTTTCACG GGTACAATTCAGTGGAGACTTGGTAACTGCATCTCCAGACATTTTTCAAGTGGCTCTAGAAAAAGATGCAGAATTTGTACTTTTAGCATCTGATGGCTTATGGGATTACATTAACAG CTCGGAAGCAGTTGATTTTGTTAGGGCTCAACTCCAACAACATGGAGATGTTCAG TTAGCTTGTGAAGCACTTGCTCAAGCGGCTCTG GATCGATACTCACAAGATAATATCAGCATTGTCATTGCCGATTTAGG ATTGGCGAAATTTGACACTCCAGCAACCGAACTTTGTGTTTGA
- the LOC107421818 gene encoding protein PLASTID TRANSCRIPTIONALLY ACTIVE 7 isoform X1: protein MASLTLPVTLSPALSRIEMRAGNSFAFSFSCSSRTQNLQIVSQMKKDGKGRRVWRRRKLTKKDDMLDYKMERVPFLEEQVRKIQEGGKLLTMDIERLMLSEDNRFDFVNEIAAEANEYVESNRDEYGGSKKAILHVLSNRVNDSGFYRPEAYAESDPFKPGPSYLKEEFT from the exons ATGGCTTCTCTGACTCTACCCGTCACTCTTTCACCTGCTCTATCT AGGATAGAGATGAGAGCGGGAAATTCATTTGCTTTCAGTTTTAGCTGCTCTTCAAGAACACAG AATTTGCAGATAGTGTCCCAGATGAAAAAAGATGGTAAAGGTCGGCGAGTGTGGCGGCGAAGAAAATTG ACCAAGAAGGATGATATGTTGGACTACAAAATGGAGCGAGTGCCATTCTTGGAGGAGCAAGTTAGGAAGATACAAGAAGGTGGGAAGCTGCTGACAATGGACATAGAGAGACTAATGCTATCAGAGGACAACCGGTTTGATTTTGTGAATGAAATAGCGGCGGAGGCCAATGAGTATGTAGAGAGCAACAGAGATGAGTATGGAGGTTCCAAGAAAGCCATCCTTCATGTGCTCAGTAACCGTGTGAATGATTCTGGGTTTTACAGACCAGAAGCATATGCAGAATCTGATCCATTCAAGCCTGGACCCTCTTATTTAAAAGAAGAATTTACATAA
- the LOC107421803 gene encoding uncharacterized protein LOC107421803, with product MAKAVAYALLATAFVIFVVFAPANPPVPPNHPGINRRLGSSFGLSTFDPLVTKIQRYAEERKGYDHHQHDNIVGDDDDDDDDNNNNNGFANEIPDASQYFGEEGRLNITLRLIILFPLLDKSPKDGVVSTWELRSWITEQAVERLNYTTQKELASHDKNGDGVISFGEYLPQFSDEDIEKNGTAHGEAGWWKQQFMNADVDGDGSLSFDEFKDLLHPQDSKNDKIQNWLLREKIKRMDQNDDGKLNFVEFSDSAYSIYKNYVKYETSGADVPTAEEKFAELDLNKDKFLEVEELKPMLTYLHPGEISYAKYYTNYLLHEADENKDGNLSLLEMLNHEHIFYSTVYSDSVEDDGDDFHEEL from the exons ATGGCAAAGGCAGTGGCATATGCTCTCTTGGCCACTGCCTTTGTCATCTTCGTCGTCTTCGCCCCTGCCAACCCACCTGTCCCTCCTAATCATCCAGGGATAAACAGGCGTCTTGGAAGCAGTTTCGGGTTGTCTACTTTTGATCCTCTTGTCACAAAGATCCAAAGATATGCTGAGGAAAGAAAAGGATATGATCATCATCAACATGATAATATCGTCGgcgacgatgatgatgatgatgatgataataataataataatggcttTGCCAACGAGATTCCAGATGCTAGCCAATATTTTGGAGAAGAGGGCAGGTTAAACATCACATTAAGGTTGATCATCTTGTTCCCTTTGTTAGATAAGTCGCCCAAAGATGGTGTGGTTAGTACTTGGGAACTTAGGTCTTGGATCACAGAACAAGCCGTGGAAAGGTTGAATTATACCACACAGAAGGAGTTGGCATCCCATGATAAGAATGGAGATGGAGTTATTTCTTTTGGGGAGTATCTGCCCCAGTTTTCAGATGAAGATATTG AGAAAAATGGCACGGCACATGGAGAAGCTGGATGGTGGAAGCAGCAGTTTATGAATGCTGATGTTGATGGGGATGGATCTCTTTCATTTGATGAATTCAAAga CTTGTTGCACCCACAAGAcagtaaaaatgataaaattcagAATTGGCTtctaagagaaaaaataaa GAGAATGGACCAGAATGATGATGGGAAATTGAATTTTGTGGAATTCTCTGATAGTGCTTACAGTATCTACAAGAATTATGTTAAATATGAAACATCTGGGGCTGATGTACCAACAGCAGAAGAGAAGTTTGCAGAGCTTGATCTTAACAAGGAcaa ATTTTTGGAAGTGGAAGAACTCAAACCCATGCTCACTTACCTCCATCCTGGAGAAATTTCATATGCAAAATATTACACAAACTATCTACTCCATGAG GCTGATGAGAACAAGGATGGCAATTTATCACTTTTAGAGATGTTGAACCACGAGCATATTTTCTACAGTACAGTCTATTCTGATAGCGTTGAGGATGATGGGGATGATTTCCATGAAGAGCTTTGA
- the LOC107421830 gene encoding protein phosphatase 2C 57 isoform X1, whose translation MALLSQHLQRFLLNEHNSLSSSFKSTTNRSSGGGGSGTSLLTVNARIRSCSAIAIDAQSSSLTDIARIRWGSTSLQGARDEMEDGVVVRSDGLDGFSFAAVFDGHAGFSSVKFLRDELYKECCGALQGGLLLGEKNFKVIREALQEAFLKVDNKLLNWLETTGEGNESGATATVLFIGNDMLFISHVGDSSVVLSRSGKAETLTNPHRPYGNSKVSLQEIKRIREAGGWIVNGRICGDIAVSRAFGDMRFKTKKNEMLKKGVEEGRWSKKFVSRVQFSGDLVTASPDIFQVALEKDAEFVLLASDGLWDYINSSEAVDFVRAQLQQHGDVQLACEALAQAALDRYSQDNISIVIADLGQTDWRNLTLQQPNFVFELGQALATIGIVSLGIWMTSLFIV comes from the exons atggctttgTTAAGCCAACACTTGCAGAGGTTTCTACTGAATGAACACAACAGCCTCTCCAGCTCCTTCAAGTCCACAACCAACAGgagtagtggtggtggtggcagtGGTACCAGTCTACTTACAGTGAATGCAAGAATTCGAAGCTGCTCTGCCATAGCCATAGATGCCCAGTCTTCTTCCTTGACTGATATAGCTCGAATTCGATGGGGTTCGACGAGTTTGCAAGGTGCTCGTGATGAGATGGAAGATGGTGTTGTTGTTCGCTCTGATGGCCTTGATGGGTTCTCGTTTGCTGCTGTTTTCGACGGCCATGCCGGCTTCTCCTCCGTCAAGTTCCTCAG ggatgagCTCTACAAGGAGTGTTGTGGAGCCTTACAGGGAGGGCTGCTACTGggtgaaaaaaatttcaaagtcaTTAGAGAGGCATTGCAGGAGGCTTTTCTAAAAGTTGATAACAAATTGCTAAATTG GCTTGAAACAACCGGAGAAGGAAATGAATCTGGTGCGACTGCTACTGTTTTGTTCATCGGAAATGATATGCTGTTCATTTCTCATGTTGGTGACTCATCTGTG GTTCTATCTCGTTCTGGAAAAGCAGAGACATTGACCAATCCTCATCGACCCTATGGAAACAGCAAGGTCTCCCTTCAAGAAATCAAAAGAATCAGAGAAGCAGGTGGATGG ATTGTGAATGGAAGGATTTGTGGGGACATTGCTGTATCTCGTGCTTTTGGTGACATGCGGTTCAAGACTAAGAAAAACGA GATGCTAAAGAAAGGAGTTGAAGAAGGGAGATGGTCTAAAAAATTTGTTTCACG GGTACAATTCAGTGGAGACTTGGTAACTGCATCTCCAGACATTTTTCAAGTGGCTCTAGAAAAAGATGCAGAATTTGTACTTTTAGCATCTGATGGCTTATGGGATTACATTAACAG CTCGGAAGCAGTTGATTTTGTTAGGGCTCAACTCCAACAACATGGAGATGTTCAG TTAGCTTGTGAAGCACTTGCTCAAGCGGCTCTG GATCGATACTCACAAGATAATATCAGCATTGTCATTGCCGATTTAGG GCAAACAGATTGGCGAAATTTGACACTCCAGCAACCGAACTTTGTGTTTGAATTGGGCCAAGCTTTAGCTACAATTGGCATTGTGTCCCTTGGAATTTGGATGACATCTCTGTTTATCGTATAA